Proteins encoded by one window of Gemmatimonadota bacterium:
- a CDS encoding tetratricopeptide repeat protein, with product MASRNSDAHLSRRVRGMMRADFVARWPTVRNRVYGTDHPLVANLWSDLANVAIGRQRPAEAEPIFRRIVEIYRRRHNDRHYLIGLFRGNLAGTLLRLNRPAEAEQELRAGLAMYAITLPPDHQNIGIHHTRLARALVAQKRFLEAVVEANEGLAILLKQSTPAKAWVDGAREVQLEAYVALGDTAQARRVRAELGPSAPAAPK from the coding sequence GTGGCATCGCGGAATTCGGACGCGCATTTGTCGCGGCGCGTGCGTGGGATGATGCGGGCAGACTTCGTCGCGCGCTGGCCTACCGTCAGGAACCGGGTCTACGGTACCGATCATCCCCTGGTGGCCAATCTCTGGAGTGACCTGGCGAATGTCGCCATTGGCCGTCAGCGTCCGGCGGAGGCCGAGCCCATTTTCCGGCGCATCGTCGAGATCTATCGTCGCCGGCACAACGATCGGCATTACCTCATCGGTCTCTTTCGTGGCAACCTTGCCGGCACGCTCCTCCGACTCAACCGACCCGCGGAGGCCGAGCAAGAACTCCGCGCTGGCTTGGCCATGTACGCGATCACGCTGCCACCGGACCACCAGAACATTGGGATACACCACACAAGGCTCGCGCGGGCGCTCGTAGCGCAGAAGCGGTTCCTCGAGGCGGTCGTGGAGGCCAACGAAGGGCTCGCAATCCTCCTGAAGCAATCCACGCCGGCGAAGGCATGGGTAGACGGAGCGCGCGAGGTGCAGCTGGAGGCCTATGTGGCGCTCGGCGACACGGCCCAAGCCAGGCGGGTTCGCGCAGAACTCGGTCCTTCAGCCCCCGCTGCTCCCAAGTAG
- a CDS encoding peptidoglycan-binding protein codes for MSNLPSSVLGASALLALTALPALAQDKDQLEKCERPIGTMALAEPRQEYMQYFARYSLGSPTALLRMMVQQSKCFVVLERGAGMEVMKGERELAGDGEGQAGSNMGKGQMVLADFVMNPAIQVVDNNAGGAGGAIGGIGRRLGVGAIAGGVKFKEATTTILIADARTTVQVAAAEGKAKKTDFSLGMFGWAGGMVGGGGAYTSTAEGKMIAASYMDNFNNIVKQLKDDPVMTARAAKFDPSKLASGDVPKAGTVFNEGDVLAPKIDNVKIHASPSDAARVAGTVKKSDDLIFAGEEKDGFLKVMGSNVEGWVKKDLRREEVARAIANTPAGADRVSPGGRVS; via the coding sequence ATGTCCAACCTCCCCTCGTCCGTCCTGGGCGCGAGCGCCCTGCTCGCCCTGACGGCCCTCCCTGCCCTCGCACAAGACAAGGACCAGCTCGAAAAGTGCGAGCGCCCCATCGGCACGATGGCCCTCGCCGAACCGCGACAGGAGTACATGCAGTACTTCGCGCGCTACTCCCTGGGCTCTCCCACCGCGCTGCTGCGCATGATGGTGCAGCAATCCAAGTGCTTCGTTGTGCTCGAACGCGGAGCCGGCATGGAAGTCATGAAAGGTGAGCGCGAACTCGCGGGGGATGGCGAGGGTCAGGCCGGTTCCAACATGGGCAAGGGGCAGATGGTGCTCGCAGACTTCGTCATGAACCCTGCCATTCAGGTGGTCGATAACAACGCGGGTGGCGCGGGTGGGGCCATCGGGGGGATCGGGCGCCGGTTGGGCGTCGGCGCGATCGCGGGTGGTGTGAAGTTCAAGGAAGCCACGACCACGATTCTCATCGCCGATGCTCGCACGACAGTGCAGGTCGCGGCCGCCGAAGGCAAGGCGAAGAAAACCGACTTCTCCCTCGGCATGTTCGGGTGGGCCGGTGGCATGGTTGGCGGTGGTGGTGCGTATACGAGCACTGCGGAAGGCAAGATGATTGCCGCCTCCTACATGGACAACTTCAACAACATCGTAAAGCAGCTGAAGGACGATCCCGTCATGACGGCGCGCGCGGCCAAGTTCGACCCGTCCAAACTGGCCAGCGGCGACGTCCCGAAGGCGGGAACCGTGTTCAATGAAGGCGATGTCCTCGCCCCAAAGATCGACAACGTCAAGATCCACGCGAGTCCGTCGGACGCGGCGCGCGTGGCGGGCACGGTGAAGAAGAGCGACGACCTTATCTTCGCGGGAGAAGAGAAGGACGGATTCCTTAAGGTGATGGGCTCCAATGTCGAGGGCTGGGTGAAGAAAGACCTTCGTCGCGAAGAAGTAGCCCGCGCCATTGCCAACACGCCCGCCGGGGCCGACAGAGTCAGCCCCGGCGGGCGTGTGTCGTGA